DNA from Streptomyces luteogriseus:
AGACCGCGACAACCGTGGTGAGCGTCGCGACGACCGAGGCGACCGCGGTGGCTTCCGTCGCGACGACAACCGCGGCAGTGACAACCGCGGCAGTGACAGCCGGGGTGGCGACAACCGTGGTGGTGGCTACGGCCGGCGTGACGACCGTGATCGCGGACCGCGCAGGGACGACCGCGACCGCGGTGGCTTCCGTAGGGACGACCGAGGCGACCGGCCTGCCTTCCGTCGGGACGACCGGCGGGACGACCGTGGTGAGCGTCGCGACGACCGAGGCGACCGCGGTGGCTTCCGTCGCGACGACAACCGCGGCAGTGACAACCGCGGCAGTGACAGCCGGGGTGGCGACAACCGTGGTGGTGGCTACGGCCGGCGTGACGACCGTGATCGCGGACCGCGCAGGGACGACCGCGACCGCGGTGGCTTCCGTAGGGACGACCGAGGCGACCGCCCTGCCTTCCGTCGGGACGACCGAGGCGACCGCCCTGCCTTCCGTCGGGACGACCGGCGGGACGACCGTGGTGAGCGTCGTGACGACCGGCGTGACGACCGGCGTGACGACCGTCGGGATGACCGGCGTGGCGAAAGGCGCGACGGCGATCGCGGTGGGTTCCCCCGCCGCGACGACCGTGGCGGCTTCCGGCGCGACGACAACCGCGACCGTGGCTTCCGTAGTGACGACCGGGACCGTTCCAGGGACGGTGACCGAGGTTTCCGGCGCGACGACCGTGGTGGTTTCCGCGGCCGCGACGACCGACGTGACGACCGACGCGACGAGCGCCGTGGCGACGACCGCGGGGAGCGCGGCGGTTTCCGGCGCGACGACGCGGGTCGGGGCGGGCGTCCCGGCTTCCGTCGCGACGACGGTCCCCGCGGCGACCGTGGCGATTTCCGGCGGGACGACAACCGAGGCGACCGCAGTGAGCGGGGCGACCGCGGTGGCTTCCGTGGCCGTGACGAGCGGCGCGACGAGCGGCGTGACGACCGTGGCGGGCGCGGTCCCCGACGGGACGACCGGGGCGACCGCGGCGGCTTCCGGCGTGACGGCGACCGGGGTGGCTTCCGTGGCCGGGACGACCGGGGTGGTTCCGGCCGGTTCCGTGAGGAGCGGGACCGGGACAGGGAGCCCATCAAGCGGCTGCCGATCCCCGAGGACGTCACGGGCGACGAGATCGACAAGGACGTACGGCAGGAGCTGCAGAGCCTGCCCAAGACGCTCGCGGAGGACGTCGCCAGGAACCTGGTGATGGTCGCGCGGCTCCTCGACGAGGACCCCGAGGGCGCGTACGGCTATTCCAGGGTGGCGCTGCGGCTGGCGTCGCGTGTCGCCGCCGTCCGGGAGGCCGCCGGGTTCGCCGCGTACGCCAACCAGAAGTACGGGGAGGCGCTGGCCGAGTTCCGGGCCGCGAAGCGGATGACCGGGAACGTCGACCTGTGGCCCGTCATGGCCGACTGCGAGCGTGGGCTCGAGCGGCCGGAGAAGGCACTGGACATGGCCGGGGCGCCCGAGGTGCACAAGCTCGACAAGGCGGGACAGGTCGAGATGCGGCTCGTCGCGGCCGGTGCGCGGCGGGACCTGGGGCAGCTGGACGCGGCCATCGTGACGCTGCAGAGCCCGGAGCTGGCCGCCAACTCCGTGCAGCCGTGGACCGCGCGTCTGCGGTACGCCTACGCCGACGCGCTGCTCGCCGCCGGGCGGGAGAGCGAGGCGCGGGAGTGGTTCGCGAAGGCCGTCGAGGCCGACCGTGACGGCAGCACCGACGCCTCGGACCGGCTCGCCGAGCTCGACGGCGTGGAGTTCGTGGATGCCATGGCCGGCGACACGGACGAGGCCGAGAACGACCAGGTCCCGGCTCCGGAGACGCCGAAGGCTGACGAGGCCGAGGACGAGGCCCAGGCCCAGGCCCAGGCCCAGGACGAGGCCCAGGCCGAGGCCGAGGCCCAGGACGAGAACGAGAACGAGAACGACAAGGACTGACGTCCGTGAGAGAAGGGGCGGGATCCCGGCCGTGAGGCCTGGGGTCCCGCCCCTTCGTCGTGTCGGCGCCGCCGATTCCCGTGCTGCTGTCAGAGATCCAGCGCCCGCAGTACCAGACCCGTCGCCGGTTTCGGCCCGAACGACGTCGACTTGCGGGGCATCGTGACGCCCTGGCGGGCCAGGTCGCGTACGACTTCCTCGCGGACCGGGTGCATCAGGACGGCCGTGCCGCCGTCGCGTTCCGCCTTCTCCACCGTCGCCGCAGTGTCGTGGATGTAGGCGATGTGGGCGGGGGAGTCCTCGGAGATGCGCCAGACGTGTTCGAGGAGCGTGGCGTGCAGGACCGTCGCGTCCAGGGTGCGCCAGGCCGCCGGACGGTCGGCGGGAATCGTACGGGCCAGCAGGTCCGGGTCCGGGTGGTCGACGAGGTGGAAGGCGCCGTCGCCGGCCAGTAGGAACGCGTTGCTCGCGCAGGCCGCGTCGGCCAGCGTCTCCAGGGCCTCGGCCAGCGGGACTTCGAGGCGGCGCACACGGAAGTGGCCTTCCAGGGCGGCCACGGCGTCGCCGACCGGCAGATCGTGCAGGAGACGGTGGATGGCACGCACCCGGAGGGGATAGCGGGCCGTGTCGACGAGGAGGACCAGGCCGTGGTCCCACGGGCTCGGAGAGGGATGCTCCGTGCGGAGGCGGCGGTAGGTCGCCCAGCGGTGGTGGCCGTCGGCGATGAGAGCCTGGTGCCGTGCCAGGTCCGACTGGAT
Protein-coding regions in this window:
- a CDS encoding tetratricopeptide repeat protein — protein: MPIPEDVTGDEIDKDVRQELQSLPKTLAEDVARNLVMVARLLDEDPEGAYGYSRVALRLASRVAAVREAAGFAAYANQKYGEALAEFRAAKRMTGNVDLWPVMADCERGLERPEKALDMAGAPEVHKLDKAGQVEMRLVAAGARRDLGQLDAAIVTLQSPELAANSVQPWTARLRYAYADALLAAGRESEAREWFAKAVEADRDGSTDASDRLAELDGVEFVDAMAGDTDEAENDQVPAPETPKADEAEDEAQAQAQAQDEAQAEAEAQDENENENDKD
- a CDS encoding DUF1015 domain-containing protein — encoded protein: MKTAGHSEATAHRGLELTPFRGLRYDPDRVGSLAAVTSPPYDVVVRPDGLHHLESADPYNIVRLILPQAATPSARNERAADTLRRWLSEGVLTTDPEPGLYVYEQQDGNGMLQRGIIGALRISEPAEQVVLPHEDVMPHIVADRAALMRATSANLEPLLLTYRGDSSTTTTADLIERTADRPPLLATTTEDGFSHRLWSVTAPEDLAAIQSDLARHQALIADGHHRWATYRRLRTEHPSPSPWDHGLVLLVDTARYPLRVRAIHRLLHDLPVGDAVAALEGHFRVRRLEVPLAEALETLADAACASNAFLLAGDGAFHLVDHPDPDLLARTIPADRPAAWRTLDATVLHATLLEHVWRISEDSPAHIAYIHDTAATVEKAERDGGTAVLMHPVREEVVRDLARQGVTMPRKSTSFGPKPATGLVLRALDL